The window ttccattaaaaaaaaaagaagacttgAATGCAAAGAGCTGATCATTGACATTCCACTGGAACTGGAGGCTTCTCGTTGTCCTGATAAGTACTGTATCTACAGGGTTCCCAAGAGACTTCGCGAGGTCAATAATAAGGCCTACACCCCTCGGCTGGTTTCTATCGGCCCTTTTCATCACCGCCGTGAAGAGTTGAAGGacatggataaaaaaaaattcctaatttTGAAGAATTTCTGTAATCGTACTGGGAAGAACATCGAGGATCTTAAATGCATCATCAGGCCCAAAGAAATGGAAATCCGCAGCTGCTATTCAGAGACCTTTCTACTCAGCAGTGAAGGGTTTCTAAACATGATTCTACTGGATGCTATCTTTATACTTGAGCTCTTCCACAGGAAATATGAAAACTCAAAGGCTCAAGAAAAAGATTCTGGAAACTCAAAGGCTCATTATgaaatagattatatattaaGCCGACCGTGCATAGAACGCGGCATACAGCATGACCTGCTTCTACTTGAGAATCAGCTCCCTTTCTTTGTTCTTAAGAAGTTATACCAACATGCGGAACccaatacaagaaaaaagacTCTTATTGAGATCTCTTGTTGGTTTTTTGGTGATCTCTATTATGGTTGGAAGCCAGAGTCCAAGAACCGTTTTAATGATTTGGTGGGATATTTTTTTGCTCCACAAAACTCAAGCCCAAGCTCACCAAAGCATTTCACAGATTTGGTGAGATATTTTTTCCTTCCACTAGGCCCAAACCAAAGCTCACCAAAGCCCAGTGAAGAAAACCGAAAAGAAGGGCccaaaggaaataaaacacacCTACATTTTACAGCAACAAAGCTTAACGAGGCAGGTTTGAAATTCATTCCCACAGATCCAGAAACATATTTACTTGATATAAATTTCCGGGAGAATATCTGCTTAGAAAGTTTACCGTACTTCAATCTCTCATGGTTCTTGTCTTGCTTACCATGCCTGAAAAGCACTTGCTTGTTCCATATGCAACGTTTCTTGGAAGTCCCACCCCTTCAGTTAGACGACAAAACCGAAGGTCTTTTCCGAAACCTGATGGCCTTGGAGCAGTGCCATTATCCATCTGAAACATACATCTGCGATTACATTGTGCTGTTGGATGATCTTATCACAACTAAAGCAGATGTAAGGTTGCTTGTTGACAAGAAGATCATTGTTAACGAGTTAGGTTCCAGCGCTGCAGTGACGAAACTGGTTAACAACCTCGGCCTGGAGATTGAAGAAAGGGGAAACCATTACGCCGAGCTCTGTGGAAAGCTTAATAAGTACTCCGAGAGCAATTGGAATCGTCTGGTGGGAACCTTGACTAGTGTGTATTTCACAGACTTTTTTAAAGGCACTGCTACTGTTCTTGGAATTATTGTCCTGGGTCTCACTTTGTGGAATTTCAACAGGCTCCTTAGATTGAGTGGTAGCAAGTACTAGATTTGAAGCATCTCATGTGGGTAGTGTTTGTTGGAGTGCTATATAaaatgctagctagctgttaGATTCGCGTGGTGGATCGCATATAGCTAATTAATTCGTAGGTTTTTCTAACCATttgtattttggaagttttatGACTTTGGTTTAGCAAATATGGAATATCAGTGGAG is drawn from Juglans regia cultivar Chandler chromosome 5, Walnut 2.0, whole genome shotgun sequence and contains these coding sequences:
- the LOC118343644 gene encoding UPF0481 protein At3g47200-like; this translates as MEQIFIYPAIPPTDRASIENKKLLECKGLVIDIDNHSIKKKRRLECKELIIDIPLELEASRCPDKYCIYRVPKRLREVNNKAYTPRLVSIGPFHHRREELKDMDKKKFLILKNFCNRTGKNIEDLKCIIRPKEMEIRSCYSETFLLSSEGFLNMILLDAIFILELFHRKYENSKAQEKDSGNSKAHYEIDYILSRPCIERGIQHDLLLLENQLPFFVLKKLYQHAEPNTRKKTLIEISCWFFGDLYYGWKPESKNRFNDLVGYFFAPQNSSPSSPKHFTDLVRYFFLPLGPNQSSPKPSEENRKEGPKGNKTHLHFTATKLNEAGLKFIPTDPETYLLDINFRENICLESLPYFNLSWFLSCLPCLKSTCLFHMQRFLEVPPLQLDDKTEGLFRNLMALEQCHYPSETYICDYIVLLDDLITTKADVRLLVDKKIIVNELGSSAAVTKLVNNLGLEIEERGNHYAELCGKLNKYSESNWNRLVGTLTSVYFTDFFKGTATVLGIIVLGLTLWNFNRLLRLSGSKY